gagccttgtctcgttcttggggggatttattgtatgctgttccagtttgacggctaggagtgtaaacctattcgtatggtttttcctattcggctgtttacagcattcgtatggttccggttcagctgtttacggcattcatatgcttctccggttcggtctacagtagctgtgcctgtgtctctggaagggaagatcttctaaacggctattaaccccttttatgccggGGAGTGTCGTTACAGGAGGGAACTGAAATCAGCATCACCATAGGCCTTCTCCGAAAAGAGATTACAATTTCTGTAACACATGGTAAGATGGTAGAAAAATGATTATTAAATGATGTTGGGCTGATGGCTGTCCTCATTAAATTTACTCTATTAGGTGATAATTCTATAGACCCCTACAATGGTGCAAACAATACATTACCAAAATGAAATATTCTCTACTTGCAtttaactgcccatgaactgagaaaagtcaagcgtgcagctgccaagatgccacttgccaccagtctggccatatttcagagctgcaacatcactagagtgcccaaaagcacaaggtgtgcaatactcagagacatggtcaaggtaagaaaggctgaaagacgaccaccactgaacaagacacacaagctgaaacgtcaagactgggccaagaaatatctcaagactgatttttctaaggttttatggactgatgaaatgagagtgagtcttgatgggccagatggatggattggtaaagggcagagagctccagtctgactcagacgccagcaaggtggaggtggagtactggtttgggctggtatcatcaaagatgagcttgtggggccttttcgggttgaggatggagtcaagctcaactcccagtttctggaagacaccttcttcaagcagtggtacaggaagaagtctgcatccttcaagaaaaacatgattttcatgcaggacaatgctccatcacacgcgtaaTATGATTAGAACAAATAAGAATAAAACAATGACATCAATCATCTAGGTCCATTgcaattaaattatgtttaatattgtCCATCAATTAACAGCATTAATttgtaaaaagtaaataaaaaaattaaatatatatatatatatttatagcttcAAGTTACagtttttaaaacttgtttttctATGTATGGATTACTTTAATCTATGTTTCATTCCTTTCAGCAGATGGTGTACCGGGAGAATCATACCCTGATCACAGAATTCTTTCTTCTGGGATTTCAGAATCTTCACAGTTTAAAGATTCCACTCTTCATTCTTCTTCTTGCTATATACATCATAACAATAAGTGGGAATGTTATCATTGTGCTCTTAGTGTCAATCACAGGCCTTAAAAACTCACCCATGTACTTCTTTCTCGGTCATTTATCAATATGTGATATACTGTTTATTACAGTTATTGTCCCCAATATGCTAAAAGTTATATTAGAAGATGGATGCAAAATATCCCATTTTGGTTGCCTCACCCAACTTCAAATATCCGAATGCTGTGGAGCCGCAGAATGCTATATACTCACAATAATGTCTTACGACCGATATTTAGCAATATGTAACCCATTATTTTATTCCTCTATCATGGTGTATAAGTTATGTTTCTCTCTGGTCATCTGCTCCTGGCTGCTTAGCTTTCTCCTTGCTTTAATTACTTGTATATTGATCGATGGCTTACAGTTCTGCAACTATAGCATGCTTGACCACTTTTTTTGTGATGTCCTACCTCTTTTAGAGCTGTCTTGTTCGGACACCTCTTTGGTTAAAATGGAAATTTTTATGGTCATTCCATTCATAGCTGTCTGCCCATTTGTGTTTATCATTGTCACATATGTCTATATCTTCGTCACCATCCTTGGAATCTCATCCACCACCGGGAGACAGAAAGCCTTTTCCACGTGTAGCTCCCATTTGACAGTTGTGTGCTTATTTTATGGGACACTCATTATTGTATATCTCAGTCCTTCGAGAGGGCACACATTAAATATCAACAAGTTCACATCCCTTTTTTACACTGTGGTAACTCCATTGCTGAACCCCATTATTTATAGTTTAAgaaaccaggaaatcagaaaatctattacaatatttttcagAAAGACAAAATCTTGGGAGATAAAGTCATAACTGTTAAAGcagtaatattataatattagaagacagtttaacaataaaaatatgtttaaaaagacTATGATCTTTCAACAACTTAGCTCTAACTTTCGCTGTAAACATATGAATTAAATGGAAACTTTATGGCTCAGTTTGTTACCTGCCCATTGTAATTTTTTTCTGTGATTTGTTTCAGTTTCTTCATCAGAAACAAGATCTGTAATATTGTTGACAACGAAACAATGACGACCACCAAGATTTATGATTTACATTATGTTAAGTGCCTACGATACAAACTCACACACCTTTTTtatcacacaagttttgtttaaaaatattttttattgggtCCTAAATATTAAATGTTAAATTGTTATgctcatggttttttttttctgtgattatTCTATACAACTCATGCAACTTACAGTTTCAGTAGATGTTATGCATttcaactagacatgtgcaattcgtttcggtccgaatatgtattcggacgaatttcggacaattcggacattcgagtACTTCGGaatgccgaggtcccgaagttccgaaattaccgaatttctgaagtgccgaagttccgaagtgctgaagggccgaagttccgaagttgccgaagttccgaagtgtcaaagttccgaagcacagtattgcctaagtactaatatacttacccagtgaaagaatgataccggagaaactgacggaagccaagcacagagagatgggcacaggtttcttcaggaaggaagagattctttattggatcaccgatcgggactcagagggactaatgtcaccaaaatacaacaagttctgagccccggacaatagtgcaggctccttatataggcacataactcctcccatattaagctccacccgcacattctcttgattaatcaatacaaataagaattaacttcctgcttgaccgcatggcttgtccagcacaatggaggaggggaatactacatcctgtattcttgcacatgctccgtacactactgatcgtatcttgcctcgtgcaaccaactgatcgatacgtcagcatatgcacgtacacatgccacgtggtaatctcggcctactaaatttatttttaccgagattccaccacattcccccctttgatgcctcttgatattttacaattacttgaggcatcacttaaccttagtttgcatacaccgcaagttaccctgaaccagaccagacttaacttatgatgtgaatcttcaacactcatcttcctgcattggttctccctgatctagagccttatatttatatattgccattatctgtgcagcagccttcctctctgctatatttcctatcagactttgcacagacctaactactaagggtataagacacggcaggagtagacacaacattaaaatcagtaggactccacctaccactgccttaagccctccaaaccactcataccagctaccaaaccaactacttggattataccatttccatacctgagtaggcacatgcgctagtttaaccatatggctagtaagctcagctattgcttgcccttcgtcatctatttgaagacagcaattgctcaagttaaacttcccacatacacctccctctactgccaaaaggtaatccaaggctaatctattttggtataccgctgtcctcatcctggtattatgctttgctagaagattgagcgcttgtgatgtctcgttagtaatgatctcaaccaccgcctgtaatcttataatacggttgagcatataaataggggttctataaccaaaggtaccatcttctgcccacgtggctggcccataataatctataatacgctggggaggccattcattatcttcccaggcgcctatctctatgggtccccttttcttcctatgattcacatcatacactttaacacctaaagtctcacctgtttcaataggtaacaagaagaaggatggtttgagcatacccaacacacatgccccttcccagtcctgtggcaactccgaataggctttcttaccacagatccagtacaaatttgctggggctctccaggtagatgtgatggatagatcaaaccacacatcctttaaattggcgtatctagcaaacgggttagatggttctgagacatttgaagccgaccaccaagttgtattctttgtatcatcatcataagctttttgccctagacaagttaattctcctacagaagtattatacattattccttttcttgctatgcaaacataacctatgatggaggtctttaatctccactcagatttacctctaacactcatatgataatcggcttgtgtagatattaattggtcaactgcctcagaaccggacattacctcctttgcttcccaaggccattggtctcccatgttagtacctccacacacatagcagttggtaacattaagactaccggcaatactttcggctaaatcaatgaacaggtttttagcattatgggggatcttattatctgtactcatctcttcataaaaggaatggtatacttgatgagtctgggaggataccgtatcagtctctatccctataaacaatactgtcccaggatctaaacccgtcccatatatttgaaacccaaataaattaccatacttgtctaagaacttgttggggttatttataagtatatggaccggattgcattccatagacttacaatatgggctggtaggcaacttagtcactatcatgtccttgtctactgtctgtccccaagttgcccaccccacacaagaccaatatgggcaaaagttataatctctatttgggcatctaggactcacatatttatttttactactgggacaaatatatttatcgttagacccatacgtcctctcccatctaagatccccacatacattccacggctttctaccacttgatatcgccttacatgcatcaaatagcagaacacccgaagaatatacggattctaatactgtcttgttaattagggtcccctgaggatctccattcctgagagtcaaccaaattgtacgaggttgatactccggactgaagcacttaggttctcctactcctaaatggcacacactatattctatattaaggtatctacatcttgatacatctcctttacactcgtattatgaatgccaaattagggtttgggaaatatggttacctgttcttgtagtcttaatgcatacctcacagctaggagtgtcggtacctctaccttcctgaatataaaaatacacataaaaaaacattatcaaaaacacatctttcgccgtcatcctcagtcttcgtccgtgcgaaggcacctcagcttccaggatgtaagggctgcagggaatggagttctgctcgtcttcacaggagtcccttcgagactttccctggcttatacactatacgtcggtgagcggacaggctttattatggccgtctaaacactcacttcaccaaatctctgtaacaataaaatttataatccacaaggttcctcgttactccgactgagtcgtgcgttttaaccggatcttgcagggattctctggatctgctgtaacttgccaagaatcgactgctgctggtttaaccctggagtgatgtatccacggagtcacttcggctacttttattgctgtaggggtagacaaaagaacaacataaggacctctccacttgggccctaacggtacattattccactctttaatccacacttggtctcctggatggtaactatgaactgggggataaaaattcacaggtaatctatcttgtacccatttctgtacctcctccatagtcttacccaactctacaacctgctgccgggtaattccttctcccaactgactcaaatccccccttaagttaccaagtacgggaggtggtcgcccatacatgatttcaaaaggagagaggcccatccttctggtaggggtactgcggattcgcaatagagctatgggtaagagaacgttccacttaagttgggtttcctgacacattttagccaactgattcttaatagttctattcattctctctaccttaccagaactctggggtctatatgcagtatgaagcctctactttataccaagcatatgagtcagttgctgtaggcactggtgaacaaaagctggaccattgtccgatcctatagagcagggtagtccatatcggggtattatttctcgtaacaggaatctcacaacttctcctgctttctctgtacgagtaggacatgcttctacccagcctgaataggtacactcaattaccagcaggtaacgatgtccacccgatttaggcatcactgtaaagtcaatttgtaaatcggacatggggagtccccccataaactggactcctggtggctttactggtccttgtcttgcattatttttagcacacgttacacatcttcgtaaaatggcctgagtcaagttggacaatcttggtatgtagaaatgttttctgagagattcttctgtgctgtctctcccagaatgtgtcccgttgtgataattttggacaatttctaccgctagtgatgctggaatgactattcttccatcttctaactgataccatttgttctccaaatactttccaggttcagtctttaaccactcctctttttgagctgtataaactgg
This Pelobates fuscus isolate aPelFus1 chromosome 3, aPelFus1.pri, whole genome shotgun sequence DNA region includes the following protein-coding sequences:
- the LOC134601958 gene encoding olfactory receptor 5P66-like, yielding MVYRENHTLITEFFLLGFQNLHSLKIPLFILLLAIYIITISGNVIIVLLVSITGLKNSPMYFFLGHLSICDILFITVIVPNMLKVILEDGCKISHFGCLTQLQISECCGAAECYILTIMSYDRYLAICNPLFYSSIMVYKLCFSLVICSWLLSFLLALITCILIDGLQFCNYSMLDHFFCDVLPLLELSCSDTSLVKMEIFMVIPFIAVCPFVFIIVTYVYIFVTILGISSTTGRQKAFSTCSSHLTVVCLFYGTLIIVYLSPSRGHTLNINKFTSLFYTVVTPLLNPIIYSLRNQEIRKSITIFFRKTKSWEIKS